A window of the Methanothrix sp. genome harbors these coding sequences:
- the cobQ gene encoding cobyric acid synthase CobQ, whose protein sequence is MTKYLIILGTTSHSGKSILVTALCRILKNRGLRVAPFKSQNMSLNSWVTSSGGEMGIAQAVQAWAAGLEPSVLMNPILLKPKGDRTSQVIIMGRPVADKSAAEYYKDIESLKGIVDSAIEELSRDYDYIIVEGAGGAAEINLFDRDIANIYVASRLRAPIILVGDIERGGVFASLYGTVKLLPPEIRDLVKGLVINKFRGDPTILQPGIKMLEDMTGIPVLGILPYLDVEIPSEDSVSLSDKRLSQKEDVPEIAIIRLPRISNFTDFEPLERHARVRYVDLRDDLGSPDAVIIPGTKNTVSDLAEMRRHGMDRRILALRNVPIIGICGGYQILGREIIDCGIEDICGSVPGLGLIDAVTRFDAYEKRTVQVIKEVTGDGPILGRIKGERVRGYEIHMGITESREVSAFGDDGAVTRDGMVIGTYLHGLFENENFRNAFLDYLYERRGLRRQEISSEDGFDVLAESVERHLDMKRILDMLELDASTIK, encoded by the coding sequence ATGACTAAGTATCTGATCATTCTGGGCACAACATCCCACTCTGGAAAGAGCATACTGGTCACAGCCCTCTGCAGGATACTCAAAAACCGCGGGCTTCGCGTCGCTCCGTTCAAGTCGCAGAACATGAGCCTGAACTCGTGGGTGACCTCCTCCGGCGGGGAGATGGGTATTGCCCAGGCGGTGCAGGCATGGGCAGCCGGCCTGGAGCCTTCTGTGCTCATGAACCCCATACTGCTCAAGCCGAAGGGTGACCGCACATCTCAGGTCATAATAATGGGAAGACCGGTGGCAGATAAGTCGGCAGCTGAGTACTATAAGGATATAGAGAGCCTGAAGGGAATCGTCGATTCTGCGATCGAGGAGCTGAGCAGAGATTATGATTACATAATCGTTGAGGGTGCAGGCGGCGCGGCTGAGATAAACCTCTTCGACAGGGATATCGCGAACATATACGTCGCATCCAGGCTCAGAGCCCCCATAATACTCGTGGGGGACATCGAGAGGGGCGGGGTCTTCGCGAGCCTTTATGGAACTGTGAAGCTCCTCCCGCCTGAGATAAGAGATCTCGTGAAGGGATTGGTCATAAACAAGTTCCGCGGGGATCCCACGATACTCCAGCCGGGTATAAAAATGCTCGAGGATATGACCGGCATACCTGTGCTTGGGATTCTCCCCTACTTGGATGTAGAGATACCCTCTGAGGATTCTGTCTCGCTCTCGGACAAGAGGCTCTCGCAAAAGGAGGATGTGCCGGAGATCGCGATCATAAGGCTACCCAGGATATCGAACTTCACAGACTTCGAGCCGCTGGAGCGACACGCCAGGGTCAGATACGTCGATCTCCGGGACGATCTCGGAAGTCCGGATGCTGTTATAATCCCGGGCACGAAGAACACAGTATCGGATCTGGCCGAGATGAGGAGGCACGGTATGGATCGCAGGATCCTCGCCCTGAGAAACGTTCCGATAATCGGCATCTGTGGCGGGTATCAGATTCTGGGGAGGGAGATAATCGACTGCGGGATAGAGGATATCTGCGGATCTGTTCCGGGGCTGGGGCTCATCGATGCTGTGACGCGCTTCGACGCATACGAGAAGAGAACCGTGCAGGTGATAAAGGAGGTCACGGGTGACGGCCCAATACTGGGAAGGATAAAGGGTGAGCGCGTGAGGGGATACGAGATACACATGGGGATCACAGAGTCCAGGGAGGTGAGCGCCTTCGGGGATGACGGTGCTGTCACCAGGGACGGAATGGTGATAGGCACATACCTCCACGGGCTCTTCGAGAACGAGAACTTCAGGAACGCCTTCCTCGATTACCTCTACGAGCGGAGGGGGCTCAGGCGCCAGGAGATCTCGAGCGAAGACGGCTTCGACGTCCTCGCAGAGTCAGTGGAGAGGCATCTCGACATGAAGAGAATACTGGATATGCTGGAGCTTGACGCCTCGACCATTAAATGA